One Micromonospora sp. FIMYZ51 genomic window carries:
- a CDS encoding sodium-translocating pyrophosphatase: MSDSLAAEGGGAISLTGANVTYVVIAAVIALVALAFAAALTKAVLAAGKGTTNMQEISGAVQEGASAYLLRQFRTLAIFVVIAVVLLFLLPVHETAGSETAVKLGRSLFFVVGALFSAFIGGAGMWLATRANLRVAAAAREREGGREAAMKIAFRTGGVVGFLTVGLGLFGAALVVLIFRGDAPTVLEGFGFGAALLAMFMRVGGGIFTKAADVGADLVGKVEQGIPEDDPRNAATIADNVGDNVGDCAGMAADLFESYAVTLVAALILGRAAFGTDGLVLPLIISTIGVVVAIIGVFITRLRASDRNGLTAINRAFYLSALISAVLVAVASFAYLQPSWAAQLGDGWRESLGVDGGDPPFGPRGVVIGAVVIGIVLAAAIQALTGYFTETNRRPVQDIGKSSQTGPATVILAGISVGLESAVYSALLIAAGVFGAFLLGGGSITLSLFAVALAGTGLLTTVGVIVAMDTFGPISDNAQGVAEMSGDIDEHGARTLTELDAVGNTTKAITKGIAIATAVLAATALFGSYTDTLRIAYADAGVTDVSAEILNALNVANPQNLVGLIIGAAVVFLFSGLAINAVSRSAGAVVMEVRRQFRELPGIMDGTQRPEYGKVVDICTRDAQRELLTPGLLAILAPIAVGFGLGPGALASYLAGAIGAGTLMAVFLANSGGAWDNSKKMVEDGAYGGKGSEAHAATVIGDTVGDPFKDTAGPAINPLLKVMNLVSLLIAPAVVAWSIGDDRNVGLRVTIAVVATLIVVAAVVFSKRKSVVMGEDDSGNGSGTADPRPEAIKA; the protein is encoded by the coding sequence ATGTCCGACAGCTTGGCCGCCGAGGGCGGCGGCGCGATCTCCCTGACCGGAGCAAACGTCACGTACGTCGTCATCGCCGCGGTGATCGCGTTGGTCGCGCTCGCCTTCGCCGCTGCGTTGACGAAGGCCGTGCTGGCGGCCGGTAAGGGCACCACAAACATGCAGGAGATCTCCGGGGCCGTCCAGGAGGGCGCCTCGGCCTACCTGCTCCGGCAGTTCCGGACCCTGGCGATCTTCGTGGTGATCGCCGTGGTCCTGCTGTTCCTGCTACCGGTGCACGAAACCGCCGGCAGCGAGACCGCGGTGAAGCTCGGTCGTTCGCTCTTCTTCGTGGTCGGTGCCCTGTTCAGCGCCTTCATCGGCGGCGCCGGCATGTGGCTGGCGACCCGGGCCAACCTGCGGGTGGCCGCCGCCGCCCGGGAGCGTGAAGGCGGCCGGGAGGCGGCCATGAAGATCGCCTTCCGGACCGGTGGTGTGGTCGGCTTCCTCACCGTCGGGCTCGGTCTCTTCGGCGCCGCGCTGGTCGTGCTGATCTTCCGGGGCGACGCGCCGACCGTGCTGGAGGGCTTCGGTTTCGGCGCCGCGCTGCTGGCCATGTTCATGCGGGTCGGCGGCGGCATCTTCACCAAGGCCGCCGACGTCGGCGCCGACCTGGTCGGCAAGGTCGAGCAGGGCATCCCCGAGGACGACCCGCGCAACGCCGCCACCATCGCCGACAACGTGGGCGACAACGTCGGTGACTGCGCCGGCATGGCCGCCGACCTGTTCGAGTCGTACGCGGTCACCCTGGTCGCCGCGCTGATCCTGGGCCGGGCCGCGTTCGGCACCGACGGCCTGGTGCTCCCGCTGATCATCTCCACGATCGGTGTGGTGGTCGCCATCATCGGTGTCTTCATCACCAGGCTGCGCGCCTCGGACCGCAACGGCCTGACCGCGATCAACCGGGCCTTCTACCTCTCCGCGTTGATCTCGGCGGTGCTGGTCGCGGTGGCCTCGTTCGCCTACCTCCAGCCCTCCTGGGCCGCGCAGCTCGGCGACGGCTGGCGGGAGAGCCTGGGTGTGGACGGCGGCGACCCGCCGTTCGGCCCGCGCGGAGTGGTCATCGGCGCAGTCGTCATCGGCATCGTGCTGGCCGCCGCGATCCAGGCGCTGACCGGCTACTTCACCGAGACCAACCGGCGCCCGGTGCAGGACATCGGCAAGAGCTCGCAGACCGGCCCGGCCACCGTCATCCTCGCCGGCATCAGCGTCGGCCTGGAGTCGGCGGTCTACTCGGCGCTGCTGATCGCCGCAGGTGTCTTCGGTGCCTTCCTGCTCGGCGGCGGCTCGATCACCCTCTCGCTGTTCGCGGTGGCGCTGGCCGGTACCGGTCTGCTCACCACCGTCGGTGTGATCGTCGCGATGGACACCTTCGGGCCGATCTCCGACAACGCCCAGGGCGTGGCCGAGATGTCCGGTGACATCGACGAGCACGGCGCGCGGACGCTTACCGAGCTGGACGCGGTCGGCAACACCACCAAGGCGATCACCAAGGGCATCGCGATCGCGACCGCGGTGCTGGCGGCGACCGCGCTCTTCGGCTCGTACACCGACACGCTGCGCATCGCGTACGCCGACGCCGGGGTCACCGACGTCAGCGCCGAGATCCTCAACGCGCTGAACGTGGCCAACCCGCAGAACCTGGTCGGTCTGATCATCGGTGCGGCGGTGGTGTTCCTCTTCTCCGGTCTGGCCATCAACGCGGTCTCCCGCTCGGCCGGTGCCGTGGTGATGGAGGTTCGCCGGCAGTTCCGTGAGCTGCCCGGGATCATGGACGGCACCCAGCGCCCGGAGTACGGCAAGGTCGTCGACATCTGCACCCGGGACGCGCAGCGTGAACTGCTGACCCCCGGCCTGCTGGCGATCCTGGCGCCGATCGCGGTCGGCTTCGGCCTCGGGCCCGGTGCGCTGGCGTCGTATCTGGCCGGTGCGATCGGTGCCGGCACGCTGATGGCGGTCTTCCTGGCCAACTCCGGTGGCGCCTGGGACAACAGCAAGAAGATGGTCGAGGACGGCGCGTACGGCGGCAAGGGCTCCGAGGCGCACGCCGCGACCGTCATCGGCGACACCGTCGGTGACCCGTTCAAGGACACCGCCGGCCCGGCGATCAACCCGCTGCTCAAGGTGATGAACCTGGTGTCGTTGCTGATCGCCCCGGCCGTGGTGGCCTGGAGCATCGGCGACGACCGCAATGTCGGCCTGCGGGTCACCATCGCGGTGGTGGCCACGCTGATCGTCGTCGCGGCGGTGGTGTTCAGCAAGCGCAAGAGCGTCGTGATGGGCGAGGACGACTCCGGCAACGGTTCCGGCACTGCGGACCCGCGCCCGGAGGCGATCAAGGCCTGA
- a CDS encoding ATP-binding protein codes for MATVRLSFSPAPVHVRTARLVGVAVARRAGVREELLDEVRLAIGEACTRAVALHRQYGLTEPVLVEMSDSGAYAVRVVDRAPIEAGIGLAALDADQLANESLNEDDLTTGVGFALLAGFVDDLQVRPVDEGVGTEVRMVWPLNR; via the coding sequence ATGGCCACGGTCCGGCTCTCCTTCTCGCCGGCTCCGGTGCACGTGCGTACCGCCCGCCTGGTCGGGGTGGCGGTCGCCCGGCGGGCCGGGGTTCGCGAGGAACTGCTCGACGAGGTACGCCTGGCCATCGGTGAGGCGTGCACCCGTGCGGTCGCCCTGCATCGCCAGTACGGCCTGACCGAACCGGTGCTGGTCGAGATGTCCGACTCGGGCGCGTACGCGGTGCGGGTGGTGGACCGGGCGCCGATCGAGGCGGGCATCGGTCTCGCCGCGCTCGACGCCGACCAGCTGGCCAACGAGTCGCTGAACGAGGACGATCTCACCACCGGCGTCGGATTCGCGCTGCTCGCCGGCTTCGTCGACGACCTTCAGGTACGGCCGGTCGACGAGGGCGTCGGCACCGAGGTCCGAATGGTGTGGCCGCTGAACCGCTGA
- a CDS encoding DEAD/DEAH box helicase, whose translation MTSAASVSAGRGAERPPGSAPVAAPAVPPEVLLRRLRQRHATDPVTHVERVPPRAGVPAPWPRWAPAELRDAYARRGVTMPWRHQAEAASLAYDGQHVVVATGTASGKSLAYQLPALATLLADPRATVLYLAPTKALAADQLRAVAALDLDGVRPACYDGDTPRAEREWIRRHSRFVLTNPDMLHHGILPGHAQWSGFLRRLTHVVIDECHIYRGVFGSHVAHVLRRLRRQCARYGRAAGPTFVLASATSGDPAAAAGRLIGLPVAAVTEDTSPRAGVTFALWEPPLLPSEPSGAGGRPSRVSGSGAGGPGKGSGAGGPGKGSGAGGPGRVSGSGAGGSVEVADLTQVRRSALRETADLLADTVAAGVRTLAFVRSRRGAEVVATSARRSLDEAVPGLGERVAAYRAGYLREERRELERALLHGDLLGLASTNALELGVDLIGLDAVLICGYPGTRASLWQQAGRAGRSGQEALAVLVARDDPLDTYLVHHPEAVFGAPVEATVLDPANPYVLGPQLACAAAEAPLTSADLELFGDGTKEAVEALVEAGALRQRPTGWYWRHRERPGVDLRGEGGAPVCVVEAATGRLLGTVDGGSSHVQLHPGAVYLHQGVSYVVDALDLDDGCALVHPEEPDWSTHARDVTSLSVVSVRSYVDAGPVGLFLGEVDVTNQVVSYQRRRIATGEVIDTRPLDLPARELRTVAVWFTLSPESLASAGVEPALVPGALHAAEHAAIGLLPLVATCDRWDIGGLSTALHPDTEAPTVFVYDGHSGGAGFAERAYGMAAAWLRATRDAISECGCEAGCPSCVQSPKCGNGNNPLSKPDAVRVLDVVLTNLPR comes from the coding sequence GTGACCTCGGCAGCCAGCGTATCCGCCGGCCGTGGCGCCGAACGGCCACCGGGCTCGGCACCGGTCGCGGCTCCGGCCGTCCCGCCGGAAGTGCTGCTGCGCCGGCTGCGGCAACGGCACGCCACCGACCCGGTCACCCACGTCGAGCGGGTGCCACCCCGGGCCGGGGTGCCGGCACCCTGGCCACGGTGGGCTCCGGCGGAGCTGCGTGACGCGTACGCCCGGCGGGGGGTCACCATGCCGTGGCGGCACCAGGCCGAGGCGGCCAGCCTCGCGTACGACGGCCAGCACGTGGTCGTCGCCACCGGCACCGCGTCCGGCAAGTCCCTGGCGTACCAGTTGCCCGCGCTCGCCACCCTGCTCGCCGACCCCCGCGCCACCGTGCTCTACCTGGCACCGACCAAGGCACTCGCCGCCGACCAACTGCGCGCCGTCGCCGCACTGGACCTCGACGGCGTACGTCCGGCCTGCTACGACGGCGACACTCCGCGCGCCGAGCGGGAGTGGATCCGGCGGCACTCCCGGTTCGTGCTGACCAACCCCGACATGCTGCACCACGGCATCCTCCCCGGGCACGCGCAGTGGTCCGGCTTCCTGCGTCGGCTGACCCACGTGGTGATCGACGAGTGCCACATCTACCGGGGTGTGTTCGGATCACACGTCGCCCACGTGCTGCGCCGGCTGCGCCGCCAGTGCGCCCGCTACGGGCGGGCCGCCGGTCCGACGTTCGTGCTGGCCTCCGCCACCTCGGGGGACCCGGCTGCGGCGGCCGGGCGACTGATCGGGTTGCCGGTGGCGGCGGTCACCGAGGACACCTCGCCCCGGGCCGGGGTCACCTTCGCGCTCTGGGAGCCGCCACTGCTGCCCAGCGAGCCCTCCGGGGCCGGCGGTCGTCCGAGCAGGGTGTCGGGGTCCGGGGCCGGCGGTCCGGGCAAGGGGTCCGGGGCCGGCGGTCCGGGCAAGGGGTCCGGGGCCGGCGGTCCGGGCAGGGTGTCGGGGTCCGGGGCCGGCGGTTCGGTAGAGGTCGCGGATCTCACCCAGGTCCGCCGGTCGGCGTTGCGGGAGACCGCCGACCTGCTCGCGGACACCGTCGCCGCCGGGGTACGCACGCTGGCCTTCGTCCGCTCCCGGCGAGGTGCCGAGGTGGTGGCGACAAGTGCCCGGCGCAGCCTGGACGAGGCGGTTCCCGGGCTCGGCGAACGGGTCGCCGCGTACCGGGCCGGGTACCTGCGCGAGGAGCGGCGCGAGCTGGAGCGGGCGCTGCTGCACGGCGACCTGCTCGGGCTGGCCTCGACCAACGCACTGGAACTGGGCGTCGACCTGATCGGGCTGGACGCGGTGCTGATCTGTGGGTACCCGGGCACCCGGGCCTCGCTGTGGCAGCAGGCCGGCCGGGCCGGACGCTCCGGCCAGGAGGCCCTCGCGGTGCTGGTGGCCCGGGACGATCCACTCGACACCTATCTGGTGCACCATCCGGAGGCGGTGTTCGGCGCACCGGTGGAAGCCACCGTGCTCGACCCGGCCAACCCGTACGTGCTCGGCCCCCAGTTGGCCTGCGCGGCGGCCGAGGCCCCGCTGACCTCGGCCGACCTGGAACTCTTCGGCGACGGCACGAAGGAGGCGGTCGAGGCGCTGGTCGAGGCGGGCGCGCTGCGGCAGCGGCCGACCGGCTGGTACTGGCGACACCGGGAGCGCCCCGGGGTGGACCTACGGGGCGAGGGCGGTGCCCCGGTCTGCGTGGTGGAGGCGGCCACCGGTCGGCTGCTCGGCACCGTCGACGGCGGTTCCTCGCACGTCCAACTCCATCCCGGCGCGGTCTACCTGCACCAGGGCGTGTCGTACGTGGTGGACGCGCTCGACCTGGACGACGGCTGCGCGCTGGTGCACCCCGAGGAGCCGGACTGGTCCACCCACGCCCGGGACGTCACCTCGCTGTCGGTGGTGTCGGTGCGCTCGTACGTCGACGCCGGGCCGGTCGGGCTCTTCCTGGGCGAGGTGGACGTGACAAATCAGGTGGTGTCGTACCAGCGCCGCCGGATCGCCACCGGCGAGGTGATCGACACCCGTCCGCTGGACCTGCCGGCGCGGGAGTTGCGTACCGTCGCGGTCTGGTTCACCCTCTCCCCCGAGTCGCTGGCTTCGGCCGGTGTGGAACCGGCCCTGGTGCCGGGGGCGTTGCACGCCGCCGAGCACGCTGCGATCGGGCTGCTGCCGCTGGTGGCCACCTGCGACCGGTGGGACATCGGTGGGCTCTCCACGGCGCTGCACCCGGACACCGAGGCACCTACCGTCTTCGTCTACGACGGCCACTCCGGCGGGGCGGGCTTCGCCGAGCGGGCGTACGGCATGGCCGCCGCCTGGCTGCGGGCCACCCGCGACGCGATAAGCGAGTGCGGCTGCGAGGCGGGTTGCCCGTCCTGCGTGCAGTCGCCGAAGTGCGGCAACGGCAACAATCCGCTCTCCAAGCCGGACGCGGTCCGGGTGCTCGACGTGGTGCTGACGAACCTGCCCCGCTGA
- a CDS encoding STAS domain-containing protein encodes MELSLATRTVGEHTVLEVGGEVDVYTAPRLRERLLELIDGGARHVVVDLGRVDFLDSTGLGVLVGALKRLRTAGGTFALVCDKEPLLKIFRITALDQVFPLHPTVEAATGAGA; translated from the coding sequence ATGGAGCTGTCACTGGCGACCCGCACCGTGGGAGAGCACACGGTGCTCGAGGTCGGCGGTGAGGTGGACGTCTACACCGCCCCTCGGCTGCGCGAGCGGCTGCTGGAGCTGATCGACGGCGGGGCCCGGCATGTGGTGGTGGATCTCGGCCGGGTCGACTTCCTCGACTCCACCGGCCTGGGTGTGCTGGTCGGCGCGCTCAAGCGGCTGCGTACCGCCGGCGGCACCTTCGCCCTGGTCTGCGACAAGGAGCCGCTGCTCAAGATCTTCCGAATCACCGCGTTGGACCAGGTGTTCCCACTACATCCCACGGTCGAAGCGGCGACCGGTGCTGGCGCGTGA